A section of the Oncorhynchus gorbuscha isolate QuinsamMale2020 ecotype Even-year linkage group LG04, OgorEven_v1.0, whole genome shotgun sequence genome encodes:
- the ptgesl gene encoding prostaglandin E synthase 2, whose product MAAACARTLSKVGWHILESPPCRAGNIASLIPRVPLHGSSRAYRTGGAGFRSKLLFSTPLRGGRVLGCAFLIGGGLGLYQTIKLSVQHHLAEDVKPSVGGLKLTLYQYKTCPFCSKVRAFLDYHGLPYEIVEVNPVMRKEIKWSTYRKVPIVMVNDDVQLNDSSLIISALKTRLMSKDKTISEILYCYPEMKAVNEKGKEVIEFNNKYWVMVNEAEGQTMYPEKDSRKEEIKWRKWADDWLVHLISPNVYRTTGEALASFDYIVREGKFGTYEGFFAKYVGAAAMFVISKRLKSRHNLQDDVRQDLYKAVNEWVVAIGKKRKFMGGDQPNLADLAVYGILRVMEGLEAWDDMMENTKVKSWYRRMEKATKSHKGQTDPALNIDQH is encoded by the exons ATGGCAGCCGCCTGTGCGAGAACTCTCAGTAAGGTCGGCTGGCACATTTTGGAGTCTCCACCATGTCGTGCTGGGAATATTGCCTCCCTGATTCCAAGGGTCCCGCTACATGGATCGAGCCGGGCCTACAGAACAGGTGGTGCAGGATTCCGTTCCAAACTGCTTTTCAGCACACCTCTGCGCGGTGGCAGGGTCCTGGGGTGTGCGTTCCTGATTGGAGGGGGGCTTGGCTTGTATCAAACGATAAAGCTCTCCGTCCAACATCACCTTGCTGAAGATGTCAAG CCTTCTGTTGGTGGCCTGAAGTTGACCTTGTATCAGTACAAGACCTGCCCGTTCTGCAGTAAAGTGCGAGCTTTCCTAGACTACCATGGGCTTCCATATGAGATTGTGGAGGTCAACCCCGTCATGAGGAAGGAAATCAAGTGGTCAACTTACAGAAAAGTGCCAATTGTGATGGTGAATGATGATGTG CAACTGAATGACTCCTCATTAATAATCAGTGCCTTGAAGACACGGTTGATGAGCAA GGATAAAACCATCTCAGAAATTCTGTACTGTTACCCAGAGATGAAGGCTGTCaatgagaaggggaaagaggtGATCGAGTTCAACAACAAGTACTGGGTGATGGTGAATGAAGCTGAAGGTCAGACGATGTACCCCGAGAAAGATTCCAGAAA GGAGGAGATCAAATGGCGTAAGTGGGCAGATGATTGGCTGGTGCACCTGATCTCGCCCAATGTTTACAGGACCACTGGAGAGGCCCTGGCCTCCTTTGACTATATCGTCCGTGAGGGCAAGTTTGGCACTTATGAGGGATTCTTTGCAAAGTATGTTGGAGCAGCTGCCATGTTTGTCATCTCAAAAAGACTGAAAAGTAG ACACAACCTGCAGGATGACGTGAGACAGGATCTGTACAAGGCAGTCAATGAGTGGGTGGTGGCCATTGGCAAGAAGAGGAAGTTCATGGGTGGAGACCAGCCCAATCTGGCTGACCTG GCAGTGTATGGGATCCTGAGAGTGATGGAGGGTCTTGAGGCCTGGGATGACATGATGGAGAACACCAAGGTGAAGAGCTGGTACAGACGAATGGAGAAAGCTACAAAAAGCCACAAGGGCCAAACTGACCCTGCTCTAAATATTGACCAGCACTAA